From a single Solanum dulcamara chromosome 4, daSolDulc1.2, whole genome shotgun sequence genomic region:
- the LOC129887394 gene encoding galactokinase — MARHEELPIPILSDLEPVYGSGSQLEEAQLRFKNLKAKFIDLFAQSPHVYARSPGRVNLIGEHIDYEGYSVLPMAIRQDTIVAIRKHDSSEPHKLLRIANVNSDKYSLCTYPADPMQEVDLKNHRWGHYFICGYKGFYEYAKLKGIDVGEPVGLDVIVDGTVPTGSGLSSSAAFVCSSFIAIMASIGVNMPKKEIAQLTCECERHIGTQSGGMDQAISVMAKSGFAELIDFNPIRATDVQLPAGGTFVIAHSLAESQKAVTAAVNYNNRVVECRLAAIVLGIKLGMEPQQALSRVKTLSDVEGLCVSFAGTHGSSDPVLAVKELLHEEPYTNEDIENMTKEKLETSFAASPTSLDVLRAAKCYKLHQRAAHVYSEAKRVHAFKDTVSSKLSDEDMLKKLGDLMNESHYSCSVLYECSCSELEELVKICRDNGALGARLTGAGWGGCAVALVKESLVPQFILNLKEQFYQSRIDKGTISKNDLGLYIFASKPSSGAAIFKF; from the exons ATGGCTAGGCACGAGGAATTACCAATTCCAATCTTGTCTGATCTTGAGCCAGTTTATGGTAGTGGATCACAACTTGAAGAGGCTCAACTTCGATTCAAGAATTTGAAGGCCAAGTTTATTGACTTATTTGCCCAATCCCCTCATGTCTACGCTCGATCCCCAG GGAGAGTGAACCTAATTGGAGAGCACATAGACTATGAGGGTTACTCTGTTTTGCCTATGGCAATTCGGCAAGACACAATTGTGGCTATCCGGAAACACGACTCTAGTGAACCTCACAAGCTTCTTAGAATTGCCAATGTGAATAGTGATAAGTACTCCTTGTGCACTTACCCTGCTGATCCTATGCAG GAGGTTGATCTGAAGAATCACAGATGGGGTCATTATTTCATTTGTGG GTACAAGGGTTTCTATGAGTATGCCAAGTTGAAAGGGATAGATGTTGGTGAACCTGTTGGTCTTGATGTTATTGTTGATGGTACAGTTCCTAcag GGTCTGGACTTTCGAGCTCCGCAGCATTTGTTTGCTCTTCTTTTATTGCTATAATGGCTTCAATTGGTGTTAACATGCCCAAG AAAGAAATTGCTCAACTCACATGTGAGTGTGAAAGGCACATCGGGACTCAGTCGGGTGGAATGGATCAG GCCATCTCTGTTATGGCAAAATCTGGGTTTGCGGAGCTGATTGATTTCAATCCTATACGTGCAACTGATGTACAACTCCCTGCTGGTGGAACTTTTGTGATAGCCCATTCATTAGCTGAATCACAAAAAGCAGTTACTGCTGCAGTTAACTACAATAATCGGGTTGTTGAATGCCGACTAGCTGCT ATTGTACTGGGCATTAAGCTGGGGATGGAACCTCAGCAAGCACTATCTAGGGTAAAAACTCTTTCTGATGTTGAAGGATTGTGTGTATCATTCGCTGGTACACACGGTTCTTCTGACCCTGTCCTTGCTGTCAAG GAGCTATTGCATGAGGAACCATATACCAACGAAGACATTGAGAATATGACTAAGGAAAAGTTGGAAACAAGCTTTGccgcttcaccaacttctttggaTGTGCTTCGTGCTGCTAAGTGCTACAAGTTGCATCAG AGAGCTGCCCATGTATATTCTGAAGCCAAACGTGTGCATGCTTTTAAAGACACTGTATCGTCAAAATTAAG TGATGAAGACATGCTAAAAAAGTTAGGTGACCTTATGAACGAGAGTCACTATAGCTGCAGCGTCCTTTACGAGTGCAG TTGTTCAGAATTAGAAGAACTTGTGAAGATTTGTCGAGATAATGGTGCTCTTGGAGCAAGGCTTACAGGAGCTGGATGGGGTGGTTGTGCGGTGGCTTTGGTGAAAGAGAGTCTTGTTCCACAATTTATACTCAATTTGAAG GAACAATTTTATCAATCAAGGATTGATAAAGGAACCATCAGTAAGAATGATCTTGGCTTGTACATTTTTGCATCCAAGCCCTCAAGTGGTGCtgctattttcaaattttag